Below is a genomic region from Equus quagga isolate Etosha38 chromosome 17, UCLA_HA_Equagga_1.0, whole genome shotgun sequence.
ACACTCAAtatgagtgttccagtttcttcacatcctcactaacactttgCATAAATACCATCAATGGCAACCCTCCTTGCCACTGCAACATAGACGTTCTTCCTAAGAACTTAAAACAGATTATCTTGAAACAGGTGGgcagaaaatatttatcttattttgtatTATGACCTTTAAATGATTGAAAACTGTACCTTAAAATGAGtcacttctctttcattttggaaGGCACTGGGTAttgtatataaacaaataatacaGTGTTTAAACTAAGgctttttttcaagatttataACTGTTTCGGACAACACAGGGTGCCAAAAATGACACAGATTTTATGTTTCCAAATTAGAACTGCTATCATTGTGTTTTGTatacttaaataaattatatcactACTGAAATATAGGATTATTGCTCACTGAGATTGTTGATATCATACTTTTACTTCAGCAatattatctaaaatgaaaatagcatGTGTTATAGAGCATCCTGTGAAAGAAAGCTGGACATACAACTACCCAAATTCCAAATGATGCTCCTTTTTTGAGCATATAATTCTAGATCActaattttctcaggaaaattttCAATTAACTCTGAAAACATTCAGGCAAGTGTATATATAGAAGCATAATAAGTAATCAATATAATGATGAAACATGTTTAGATAAACCACATATCTTATAGTAAAATAATCTGTCAACATTTTAGTTGAGAAGATCTGAAAAAGAAGGACTTCTATTTGAGGGAAGTCACTGCACAAGCAGGAGGAAGATTTTAAGAAATGCAGACCCATAGATTCCTAGCGTGATGGAACAGAGCCTCTATAACATTCtcaaggaggaaataaaacccagaagaaaatgttcattttctggCTGCTCTTGGTTCCACAGACCTAAAATAAGATGCGCAAAActaagtttattttcttcatattctgcCTCATCATTTTATAATAAGCATTCTAAGTACATAGAAgtacatagaaaatatttctatatgctttttttgttcttttggtgaggaagattcgctctgagctaaattctattgccaatcctccccttcttttgcttgaggaagattagccctgagttaacatctgtgccagtcttcctctgttttgtatatgggatgcctccacagcacagctgatgagtggagtaggtttgcacctgggatttgaacccatgaacctgggatgccaaagtggagcatttGGCACTCTAACTGCtttgccatggggctggccccattaatAAGCactttttaatgctattattattaatcattagcCATAAAACATTTGTGCTAATTTGAAGACAACGCACTATCTTTTTACCCTCCCTTTACTCATTAGTATTCATAAGAAGATTGTTAATATCTAAGGTATAATCAGGAATGacattttttaattctccaaaatCAAGTTTGTCAGCCTCCTTTGACCCTATGTTCATTTACACTTTCTGATAGTGTGGGGTCACTGCTACAAATAAATGTTGAGCAGACTTTTTTTAGATAACATGCCACCTATCAAAGTAAGTGGAGTAATCTCAGAGCAATTAATATGAGTAAGGATGTAGAGGGACAGAGGCGAAAATGTATGTTGAATGTGTGCCTGGTAGGGTTGTATGACTGGAAAGGTGATATGGACCTGAATGTGGAATGCATTGGGAATGAGGCTAATGCATATTTCAATTATCCTAAAAAAATAGCTCTGATTACATATCTTGATTACTCCAAAAGCTTAGTGACTGTCGTTTGCCTACCAGCTAATGTGAGAGAATCATGGCATGGAGACCAAGAAGGATACAACAGTCAATGATAGTCTTAATGAAAGCTTGACCTgaggaagtggaagaggaagatgcTTAGGATAAGAGAGTACTTAtggaaactgacatataataacaTGTGGAACTTTGAAAGGGAAAATTAGAGgctgtatgtgtgtttgtgattTACAGTGTTTGCTTGTTAAAATTTATCATTGCagtttaaaataaagtacagaatcAGCAATACATTAAATTTCAGCAGAAATAGAAGAGCTGGTGTAATTTAGAAGCATTAGTTTTGGATGATAGTTGATATGTTTGCTAACGAAGATGATGGAGAGACTGAAGTCTgcagacaaaatattaaaaattgtaaatacacttggggccagaccagtggtagagtggttaagttcatatgctctgcttcagtggccccacatccatgggtttggatcctgggcatggacctacacagagctcatcaagccatgctgtggtggcatcccacatgcaaaacatagaggaacagatgttagctcagggacaatcttcctcaagcaaaaagaggaagattggcaaaaaatgttagctcagggccaactttcctcacacaaaaacaaatcaaattgtAAACACAGAGAAGGCAAGACAAGACAGAGGCATGGGAGGGGGCACAGAAGCAACATCCTCTAGTGTAGTGCTTGGGGATAAAAAGTCGTTACAATCTCAAAACAGACAGTTGTCCCTCAGTGGAAAAGAATACAGATTGATTGAGGAACATATTAGGAATTTTTGTTGCaagtttttaaaggattttgaaatagatttaaaaaatatagtatatcatCTAGATTGAGGTTTCTTAAGTTTGCAAGCCTAACCACATCTAGGCTCTCCAGACATAAATATTAGCTGGCCTAAATGATTGTTTAAATGTGTCATTAGCACTGAAAGCTTATCATGTTCAAAACCATCACTCCATCTTAAATCACATCCTCTAAAAATGCAGAAACTGTCATGGCCATTGACTCAATTGCAAAAAAATCACTAATGTCTTTCTTGATCTACCCCCTCATCTGTCATTCCCTCATATGTTTTTCACATAATTCATAGTATGAATTATGTTGAAGATATCATGTTTCTGCTTCCAACCGTTGAGTGTATCTTATTTCCCTTATCACCAGCTTCTCCACTTTGGCCCAAGTCAACATTATATTATATGGGGAATCCTATAACAACAACTTgactcagtttttaaattttcactcaTAATTTCTACCCTTTAAACCCTATAATTCATTATCATTATAATAGCAagagtaatgtttttaaaacttaaaagctGATCATGGTCACCTACCTTAAAATTTATCAATGCCTTACAATTTActtaaaatgaaatccaaatatttattgtgacCCACATTATCTGATTCTAGTAATTCTCCACTTCCTCATTACTATCTAGTGACACTGGGCTCAGTTAAATTTCCtctcaaaagcaaacaaacaaataatgtaACGTCTTTTCTACTGTAGAGCAGCATTTTCAAGAAATACACTCCTGTCTGGAATCTTGAAATGTTCTTCCTATGATTTATTAAATAGTTGGTTCCATCCCATTTTTTAGGTTCTGGCTCACATATCACCCTCTTAGACAGGCCGTCCCTTAACATACCATGTGAAATAATTCTCCCAGTTATCCTGATGCTTTTTGATGTTAAATTTTCTTATTCTGCTTGCTACAATTTACAATAATCTGCTTATATGTTTGGTTACCAGCTTCTTGTCTCTTCCTTGTGATTAAAATAGAAGGTCCAAGACatgatgaatgaataatttaTCCGAAACTTGAACATTGCGTGGCACAAGTAGCAAATCAACAAATACTTGGTAAATAATTAGGAGGATGATTCAATGGAACTTAGCAAAAGGATGATGTTTGGTGTTGGAAACAAACTGATATCATATACTCAATTGTTAAAAGCTATTTTGGTCTTATTTTTCTGAATCTGTTTGCATtgttgcttcattcttttttctcactgcagaataattttctatttttctttctattttatcatttgttttagGAGTGATCATGTCAGTAACTCTGGACTTTCACAATTAGGTCATTCatgatacataattttttttaaaaaagagctttattgaggtaaGAGTGACATACGAAAAGCTGAACACGTTTAATGTACAGAACtcgatgagtttggagataagtggGCATCCTTGAAACCATCACCTCAATCTATGCCATAACCATATCCTtcatctccaaaagtttcctcttgctccttaatttattattattttgcgtgtatgtatacataaattTTTGTGAATGGGTAGATCGGACGTTAAATGACGACATAGTTTTGACACTCTGCAACTCAACTACAAATCTTCAGATAAGAGACTATGACAAGACTTTCTTTGGTCCAGGTCTCCCCATTGGAACTATCCGTTGTGAATGGAAATGGACTCTAATAGGCTTGGTTAGGAGCAGGTGACcatcttagaaaagaaaatatctagaaaaatgtTAGAACATATTATAATTACATGCTGATTCTTTGGCAAATATATGCAATGTAACTAtcatagaaactataaaaataagtGTGTTTAATATTATGACATAACAAAAAATATCAAAGTGTgaaaaaatatcaaggaaaaGTCAACTAAAAATTAAGGCCAGATAtatatcataaatttttaaaattatataaataaaaatactgcttAAAGCAAAAACACAGTGGAAACAATATAAGGAATTTCATCAACTTATGgggcaagaagaaaaagagttacATTGAAGGAAAAGGAAGTCGAATCCAGTAAAGCATAGTGTGACGGAATtacaaaaatgataatattttcacagatgtcattttttaaagctgaaaagagaatcagtaaactgaaaaatacacttgAGGACATATCTCCATGTATTTTTGTCTGAAAAAAGCAGTTAACATACATGGATGGTAGAATTTCAAGTTCAATGCACATCGAATAGAAGTTATAGTAagatcaaataaagaaaatggagtaGGATTGTGGCTAAATCATGTATTcttgagaaaaagcaagaaatctCAATTAAGAAATCAGAAACAACATTGAATTATTTGAGGTATACAATTCTTCAAGTCTTTCTCACACTCAATGCAAGAGACATAAGAAATGAATCATGGCTTCTATTGCAAGTCATGTAAGCCAGTAAGATATCCATAACTTAATGAAATTGTGAGGAAGTAAATCCTCAAAACATACATGATGCTGAATGATCTATTTAGTTTACCACGTTTACTTTTTCTATCTCCCAAACTGTTGTGAGGTTTCTATGTTAGACCTAGaaccttaacttttttttcccctgctttatctccccaaccccccccccccgtacacagttgtatatcgtagttgcacatccttctagttgtgagatgtgggacgccacctcaacttggcttgacaagcagcgccatgtccatgcccaggatccgaaccctgggctgccacagcggagcacgtgaacttaaccactcggccactgagccggccccgaACCTTAACTTTAATAACAGATTAATACATGATTGCAGGACTTCTTACCCAAGGAATTGCCCTTGCCATCTAATGCCAGTTCTAGACAAGAATTCTCCAAATGATGTAACcacttcttctttccttccccaaacAGATGAATTTCCAAACTCTCACGTGGCTCCTGGAAATTTCACCCGGGTCACTGAGTTTATCCTCACAGGTGTCTCAGACTGTCCAGAACTCCAGATTCcactcttctttgttttcctggtcATCTATGGACTGACTGTGGTGGGGAACCTGATCATCATCACTCTCACTATTGTTGACTCTCGACTTCAGACCCCTATGTATTATTTCCTCCGACATTTGGCTATGATAAATTTTGGCAATTCTACTGTTATTGCCTCTAAAAGGCTGATAAATTTTTTCGTAAAGAAGAAAACCATCTTCTACTATGAATGTGCCACCCAACTGGGGGTGTTCTTGGTTTTCATTGTAGCTGAAGTCTTCATGTTAGCTGTGATGGCCTACGActgctatgtggccatctgcaatcCCCTGCTCTACATGGTAGTTGTATCTCAGCGGGTCTGCTTTCTCCTGGTATCCCTCACGTACCTTTATAGCTTTTCCACAGCTGTGGTGGCTTCATCTGCTGTATTCTCTATGTCTTACTGCTCTTCCAATGTAATTAATCATTTTTTCTGCAACATTGTTGGTGTAATAGCATTGTCCTGCTCTGATACCTACTTTCCAGAAACATCAGATTTTATATCCGCaaaatttatattgaatttttttctatttcaattgaTGCAATTTATGCAACTTTTTTTATGAAAGACTGAGAGTACCATCATTGGATATGCTTTCATCCTGGGTACAATTTGATTGATAAACTTTGTGGATTCTCTaaaattcttcctttctcattattCTAAGTATGACTCTTCTTTAGTGTGTAATAAATTTATTCTATTGTGATAATATTAAGCATTCACTGGACCATGTTCA
It encodes:
- the LOC124229142 gene encoding olfactory receptor 8J1-like — its product is MPVLDKNSPNDVTTSSFLPQTDEFPNSHVAPGNFTRVTEFILTGVSDCPELQIPLFFVFLVIYGLTVVGNLIIITLTIVDSRLQTPMYYFLRHLAMINFGNSTVIASKRLINFFVKKKTIFYYECATQLGVFLVFIVAEVFMLAVMAYDCYVAICNPLLYMVVVSQRVCFLLVSLTYLYSFSTAVVASSAVFSMSYCSSNVINHFFCNIVGVIALSCSDTYFPETSDFISAKFILNFFLFQLMQFMQLFL